The following are encoded in a window of Dysidea avara chromosome 4, odDysAvar1.4, whole genome shotgun sequence genomic DNA:
- the LOC136252574 gene encoding uncharacterized protein gives MRSRLYCRRFKAVRTEEERIAWLQLCDDYMTEESDDEVEGVVRRHQLSWASDELQELKATLDQRILEADTISGRFRYKPRVDSTLSALPPPLGLCSQCSGQLCSKMKAGGSMMTIILNMMKWILQIS, from the exons ATGAGATCAAGG cTCTATTGTCGAAGATTTAAAGCAGTACGGACGGAAGAAGAGCGCATTGCTTGGCTGCAGCTCTGTGATGATTATATGACAGAGGAGAGTGATGACGAAGTGGAGGGAGTTGTAAGACGTCATCAGCTGTCTTGGGCATCTGATG AACTTCAAGAGTTGAAGGCAACGTTAGATCAACGTATACTTGAAGCTGACACCATTTCTGGGAGGTTTAGATACAAACCCAGAGTTGACAGCACTTTGTCTGCCCTGCCACCTCCTTTAGGCCTTTGCAGCCAGTGCAGTGGGCAGTTGTGCAGCAAGATGAAGGCCG GAGGGAGTATGATGACCATTATCTTGAACATGATGAAATggatactacagatatcataa